The Saprospiraceae bacterium genome includes a window with the following:
- a CDS encoding tetratricopeptide repeat protein — MSLFFIYKESFGNEFVNWDDQVYVEEQPLVLKKEYSKLWKTPVSLNYHPVTMTTLTWQVPKDIKKLKPAPFIKMNVWLHIINSLLVFAFIVLISNSRWLVAFFTAMVFALHPMHVESVVWISERKDVLYTFFLLLSCIAYWKYLDKFTMKWLVLAGLFFILSVLSKAMAVIIPVIWILLDILKERSLKEYKPWLEKLPFFVVSLFFGLMTISVQSGGDFGGMLTLAGEKSVAVAEADVFTLWQRFQFASYGFVQYIIKFFYPLEICAFYPYPDDDKLSGAGSLLYPLAFISVMAVAIYSFMKRKVVTFGVGFYFVTVALVLQFMSVGLAIMADRYSYVPYIGLAFMLFSLVDERIKEKGNLYIYGFTAMAGVFVIFLTFKTKSQIEVWKNSENLWTQVLQYYPKEDLVLANRGNNRGKTGNIPGAMEDFEIAIADGCQRADVYEGLGNSYGTMSDQQPEKKQEFVNKAISMYKKALEIDPTKGNIFYNLGIAQLQTNPAESMKAFTDALKIMPYKEGDILPVLGMSQLNAGRYQDAITTLTKAIEIGVGTDNIYYHRGLSFIGAGDNTKAIADIKKALEINPNNADARKRLLEL, encoded by the coding sequence TTGTCACTTTTTTTCATATATAAAGAGTCCTTTGGAAATGAGTTTGTCAACTGGGACGATCAGGTTTATGTTGAAGAACAACCATTGGTACTGAAAAAAGAATATTCGAAGCTTTGGAAAACACCGGTTTCACTCAACTATCATCCCGTAACGATGACAACCCTCACATGGCAAGTTCCTAAAGATATTAAAAAACTGAAGCCTGCTCCATTTATTAAAATGAATGTTTGGCTTCATATCATCAATAGTTTACTTGTATTCGCTTTTATAGTACTGATAAGCAATAGTAGATGGCTTGTAGCTTTTTTCACAGCCATGGTTTTCGCATTGCACCCGATGCATGTAGAGTCGGTAGTGTGGATTTCGGAAAGGAAGGATGTGCTGTATACTTTTTTCCTTCTATTGTCATGTATCGCGTATTGGAAATATTTGGATAAGTTTACGATGAAATGGCTGGTTCTGGCCGGATTGTTTTTTATCTTAAGTGTGCTGTCCAAAGCTATGGCGGTCATCATTCCTGTTATATGGATATTGCTGGATATTTTGAAAGAAAGATCATTAAAAGAGTATAAGCCTTGGCTTGAGAAATTACCATTTTTCGTGGTATCCCTATTTTTTGGTCTGATGACTATCAGTGTTCAGAGTGGTGGAGATTTTGGTGGAATGCTGACATTAGCAGGGGAAAAATCAGTTGCGGTGGCTGAAGCTGATGTGTTTACTTTATGGCAGAGATTTCAGTTTGCCTCATATGGTTTTGTGCAATATATCATTAAGTTTTTTTATCCGCTGGAGATTTGTGCTTTCTATCCCTATCCAGATGACGATAAACTTTCTGGGGCAGGAAGCCTATTGTATCCTTTGGCTTTTATTTCGGTGATGGCAGTTGCTATATATAGCTTTATGAAAAGGAAAGTGGTCACTTTTGGGGTAGGATTTTACTTCGTTACAGTGGCTTTGGTCCTTCAGTTTATGTCTGTAGGTCTGGCTATCATGGCTGACAGGTATTCTTATGTTCCTTACATAGGCCTGGCATTTATGCTTTTTTCTTTGGTAGATGAGAGGATAAAGGAAAAAGGGAACTTATATATTTATGGATTTACGGCTATGGCAGGGGTATTTGTCATTTTTCTAACTTTCAAAACAAAATCCCAAATCGAAGTATGGAAGAATAGCGAAAATCTCTGGACTCAGGTTTTGCAATATTATCCTAAAGAAGATCTGGTACTTGCCAACCGTGGAAATAACAGGGGTAAAACAGGCAATATACCCGGAGCGATGGAAGATTTTGAAATAGCTATAGCTGATGGATGTCAACGTGCCGATGTGTACGAAGGTCTGGGAAACAGCTATGGTACCATGAGTGACCAGCAACCTGAAAAAAAACAGGAATTTGTCAATAAAGCCATCTCCATGTACAAAAAAGCACTCGAAATTGATCCGACAAAAGGCAATATCTTTTATAATCTGGGTATTGCGCAACTCCAAACCAATCCAGCAGAGAGTATGAAAGCTTTCACAGATGCATTAAAAATCATGCCCTACAAGGAAGGAGATATTCTGCCGGTCCTGGGCATGAGTCAACTCAATGCCGGTAGGTATCAGGATGCCATCACCACTTTGACAAAAGCCATTGAAATAGGAGTGGGTACGGACAACATTTATTATCACCGAGGCTTATCTTTCATCGGCGCAGGAGATAATACTAAAGCTATCGCCGATATTAAGAAGGCACTTGAAATCAATCCAAATAATGCAGATGCAAGGAAGCGACTGCTTGAGTTATGA
- a CDS encoding DUF3857 domain-containing protein, protein MKKINAVKLYNFILKTILIIIHPFLLEGQVLSDDTYIKIVKNQKIKTQKAEIRINNKTEAKLGLIRVYFQKDDKVDISEVIITDTLGHLLRKISKDEIITKHEISDGSFYEDNFVKEIMMVWNKYPYHVKFSYTIVKKEFIQIANWYPILFYNVPTLSASLRVETPVDFNIMYYNDPDIEHRVEEKKDTKVYTWHAKNKVIFSDEILGQPIDGIGSSVVVNPELFHYYKDGSNVSWKDYGAWVHSLNTGLDQLTVNEKSTVSELVGSTKDTLKIIELLHEHRQKSTRYVNVSVKEGNLKPYPPGYVCTNRYGDCKALTMYMKALLKYFGIESYYTLVYAGVSPPNLNTSMPGHQFNHVILGIPLSHDTIWLENTAESFPPNYLGTFTQGRKALWVDGVNSKLIDLPELNYYNTGEITNHKYTIDTSQTTKFEISSIFKGAEFEKLTGIERQHNDEKNDLILDLLKLNKLKTFDLKYEISRSGIPSYHVKASGYIHNLVRKINKNFYFKVMETDLPNLEKPEKRKTDVCLSSPLYSLDSIVIHPIISDNIDIKFPKNINISSKFGQFSEGYQVLENSDILCVRKLMILKNKIPLSEYQSFFTFVEEIRESMKKSIIHIK, encoded by the coding sequence ATGAAAAAAATAAATGCCGTAAAACTGTACAATTTCATATTAAAAACAATTTTGATTATCATTCATCCCTTTTTGTTGGAAGGGCAGGTGCTATCTGATGATACTTACATAAAAATTGTAAAGAATCAAAAAATTAAAACGCAAAAAGCAGAAATAAGGATTAATAACAAAACTGAGGCTAAATTAGGACTCATCAGAGTGTATTTTCAAAAAGATGATAAAGTAGATATCTCTGAAGTCATCATTACAGATACATTGGGACATCTGCTTAGAAAAATTAGCAAAGACGAAATAATTACAAAACATGAAATTAGTGATGGAAGCTTCTATGAGGATAATTTTGTAAAAGAAATAATGATGGTCTGGAATAAGTACCCATATCATGTTAAATTTAGCTATACGATTGTAAAAAAAGAATTTATACAAATAGCAAATTGGTATCCGATACTGTTCTATAACGTACCAACTTTATCTGCTTCTTTGAGAGTGGAAACACCAGTAGACTTTAATATAATGTATTACAATGATCCCGACATTGAACACCGGGTAGAGGAAAAAAAAGATACTAAAGTATACACTTGGCATGCCAAAAACAAAGTTATATTTAGCGACGAAATCCTGGGTCAGCCCATTGATGGAATAGGGTCATCAGTTGTAGTCAACCCTGAATTATTTCATTACTATAAGGATGGCTCCAATGTATCATGGAAAGATTACGGCGCATGGGTACATTCACTTAATACTGGTTTGGATCAACTTACTGTAAATGAAAAGTCCACCGTAAGTGAACTGGTCGGGAGTACAAAGGATACATTAAAAATAATTGAGCTACTGCATGAACACAGACAAAAAAGTACCAGATATGTCAATGTGTCCGTTAAAGAAGGGAATCTCAAACCCTACCCTCCCGGATATGTATGTACTAACAGGTACGGGGACTGCAAAGCACTCACCATGTATATGAAAGCACTACTTAAGTATTTTGGTATTGAGTCATATTATACATTGGTTTACGCAGGAGTAAGCCCACCAAATCTTAATACCAGTATGCCGGGACATCAATTTAATCATGTCATATTGGGCATTCCTTTATCACATGACACGATTTGGTTGGAAAATACAGCAGAAAGTTTTCCTCCAAATTATTTAGGAACTTTCACTCAAGGTAGGAAAGCATTATGGGTGGACGGCGTTAACAGTAAACTCATTGATCTCCCGGAACTTAACTATTACAATACCGGAGAAATAACCAATCACAAATACACAATCGATACATCCCAAACTACTAAATTTGAAATTTCATCCATATTCAAAGGTGCAGAATTTGAAAAATTAACTGGTATTGAAAGACAACATAATGATGAAAAAAATGATTTAATATTAGACTTATTAAAGTTAAATAAATTGAAAACATTTGATTTGAAATACGAAATTTCACGATCAGGTATACCTTCGTATCATGTTAAAGCCTCCGGATACATACACAATTTAGTAAGAAAGATAAATAAAAACTTCTATTTCAAAGTGATGGAAACCGATCTCCCAAACCTTGAAAAACCCGAAAAAAGAAAAACTGACGTATGTCTCTCTTCTCCGTTGTATTCTCTCGACAGTATAGTTATTCATCCAATCATATCCGATAATATTGACATAAAATTTCCAAAAAATATTAATATTAGTTCTAAATTTGGTCAATTTAGTGAGGGTTATCAAGTGTTGGAAAATAGCGACATACTTTGCGTAAGGAAATTAATGATCCTTAAAAACAAAATCCCGTTGTCAGAATACCAAAGTTTTTTTACATTTGTAGAAGAAATACGAGAATCTATGAAAAAGTCAATTATACATATAAAATAA
- a CDS encoding DUF3857 domain-containing protein: MKHLFILFITTLLVENSHCQLYIPDYGKIDDNELLMTIYDNDPEADAVVLYDIGKSEFEESALGNYFIRFTRKTRIKILTKEGISASIIEIPLYKEHEKNKEELLKIEGNTYNLTNGTKTIRPIDKSKIFEEIINDNWSVKKIAMPDVRIGSVIEYSYTLDIPFIFNLPDWRFQSSIPTVYSEYTVSMIPTFEYIYLLKGADKFDFQNSFIEKSPVGKYRESNAIDRITGQNVIIKVMVHNYVMKNIPAFKDEGYLYNKKDHIVTIDFQLAKINSSSGMTRNIMSTWLELSSDLLKNDNFGDYIKGAKNQAKKILETELIIASQSETEKLKTIIQYIKENFTWDGFNGIYADKSAKDFFKTKIGNAANINLFLLALLREAGFDAQPVILSTRRHGKIHLDYPFINSFNYVAVLVNSTKPFLTDGTNQYLPYNRIPLQCQHESGLIVNDKNEWVTLENKILSDITYLINMQIDVEKNILQLRLDISCTELEAQKLKSLFKDDTLAIKEHFEKANFKGISQLGTKNFAVIGKPYSISFTCYTDPDYLGDSYILNPFNHLHPKENSLKQKTRNYPIDFEFPKSEKYQIKINIPQGYKIDSTPEDYIVSDDLAEIKIKYKIDESTLSITGNYIIKKQRYQPNEYSTIKSYLDILATKLNDQLVLVKN; this comes from the coding sequence ATGAAGCACTTATTCATACTATTTATTACTACTTTATTGGTTGAAAACTCTCATTGTCAGCTTTATATTCCAGACTATGGAAAAATTGATGATAATGAATTGCTTATGACAATATATGATAATGATCCTGAAGCAGATGCAGTTGTACTTTATGATATAGGCAAATCAGAATTTGAGGAGTCAGCCTTAGGGAATTATTTTATTAGATTTACCAGAAAGACCCGTATTAAAATTCTAACAAAAGAAGGCATATCAGCATCAATCATAGAAATCCCCTTGTATAAAGAACATGAAAAAAACAAAGAAGAATTATTAAAGATCGAGGGCAATACTTATAATTTGACTAATGGCACTAAGACAATAAGACCAATAGATAAAAGTAAAATATTTGAAGAGATAATCAATGATAATTGGAGTGTTAAAAAAATTGCAATGCCTGACGTTCGTATAGGTTCGGTCATTGAGTACAGTTATACATTGGATATTCCGTTTATTTTCAATCTTCCTGATTGGAGGTTTCAAAGTTCAATCCCAACTGTCTATTCAGAATATACAGTATCCATGATCCCAACTTTCGAATATATATATCTCCTCAAAGGAGCAGATAAATTTGATTTTCAAAACTCATTTATTGAAAAATCCCCTGTTGGAAAATATAGAGAGTCAAATGCTATCGATAGAATCACAGGGCAGAATGTTATAATTAAGGTGATGGTGCATAATTATGTTATGAAAAACATTCCAGCGTTTAAAGACGAAGGCTACCTTTACAATAAAAAAGACCACATTGTCACGATAGATTTCCAACTGGCCAAGATAAATTCAAGTTCAGGTATGACCCGAAACATCATGTCCACATGGCTTGAGTTATCCTCCGATTTATTGAAAAATGACAATTTTGGCGATTATATTAAAGGAGCAAAAAATCAGGCAAAAAAAATACTTGAAACAGAGCTTATAATTGCAAGTCAATCAGAAACTGAAAAGTTAAAAACTATAATACAGTATATAAAAGAAAATTTCACTTGGGACGGATTTAATGGTATTTATGCTGATAAATCGGCCAAAGATTTCTTTAAAACTAAAATCGGAAATGCTGCGAATATCAATCTTTTTTTATTGGCCCTATTGAGAGAAGCAGGTTTTGATGCACAGCCCGTGATACTCAGTACAAGAAGGCATGGCAAGATTCATCTTGATTATCCATTTATAAATTCATTTAATTATGTGGCGGTCCTTGTAAACAGTACTAAGCCATTCTTGACTGATGGAACCAACCAATACCTGCCATATAATCGTATCCCATTGCAGTGTCAACACGAAAGTGGTTTAATAGTAAATGACAAGAACGAATGGGTTACTCTTGAAAATAAAATTTTATCAGACATCACCTATTTAATAAATATGCAAATTGATGTTGAAAAAAATATACTTCAACTAAGACTTGATATCAGCTGTACAGAATTGGAAGCCCAAAAACTGAAATCCTTATTCAAAGATGATACATTGGCCATTAAAGAGCATTTCGAAAAAGCAAATTTCAAAGGTATTAGCCAGCTAGGAACTAAAAATTTTGCAGTTATCGGAAAACCTTATAGTATTTCTTTTACTTGCTATACAGACCCCGATTATCTCGGAGATAGCTACATTTTGAATCCATTCAACCATTTACACCCTAAAGAAAATAGTCTTAAACAAAAAACCAGAAATTACCCAATAGATTTTGAATTTCCTAAGTCTGAAAAATATCAGATTAAAATTAATATTCCGCAAGGGTATAAAATTGATTCTACCCCTGAAGATTACATAGTATCAGATGACCTGGCTGAGATTAAAATAAAATATAAAATAGACGAATCAACTTTGTCAATCACTGGAAATTACATCATCAAAAAGCAACGGTACCAACCCAATGAATATAGCACTATAAAATCATATCTGGACATCCTGGCGACAAAATTGAACGATCAGTTGGTACTTGTCAAAAATTAA
- a CDS encoding IS30 family transposase, producing MKHLTQEQRYTISVMNEHGYSQKDIAKAIEKDKPTISRELRRNCDQRGGKYTFDLAQRKYEKRQKTKPRAIKFTEDVRKYVDSKLEQKWSPEQISKTPISSKLRMVSHERIYQYIIEDKKNGGDKYKHLRRKKKYKKRCIVEDRRGKLVNTKSIHERPQEVDRRSRYGDYEVDLIIGANHKGGLLSMNDRTTGRVKIRKIEGKNSKQIAKLIVSALRKEKGRIHTITSDNGREFADHEYVSEKLGIDFYFADPYSSWQRGSNENLNGLIRQYFLKKTNFDQVTKDQVKKVENQLNKRPRKRYGFRSPIEEFNLLTKVAFAA from the coding sequence ATGAAACACTTAACACAAGAACAAAGATACACAATAAGTGTAATGAATGAGCATGGTTATAGCCAAAAAGATATAGCCAAAGCTATAGAAAAAGACAAGCCGACCATTAGTCGCGAGTTACGTCGAAATTGCGACCAGCGAGGCGGGAAGTATACATTCGATTTAGCCCAACGCAAATATGAGAAAAGGCAGAAAACCAAGCCCAGAGCTATCAAGTTTACAGAAGATGTTAGAAAATATGTTGATTCAAAACTTGAACAAAAGTGGAGTCCAGAACAAATTAGTAAAACTCCGATAAGTAGTAAACTTCGCATGGTAAGCCACGAGCGTATCTATCAATACATCATCGAAGATAAGAAAAATGGTGGTGATAAATACAAACATTTGAGGCGTAAGAAGAAGTATAAAAAGCGTTGTATAGTTGAAGATCGGCGTGGGAAATTAGTGAATACCAAAAGTATACATGAGAGACCACAGGAAGTTGACCGTAGGTCGCGATATGGCGACTATGAAGTAGATTTAATAATTGGAGCCAATCATAAAGGAGGGCTATTAAGCATGAATGACCGAACAACTGGCAGAGTCAAAATCCGAAAGATTGAAGGTAAAAATTCAAAGCAAATCGCAAAGTTGATTGTGTCTGCCTTGCGAAAAGAAAAGGGTCGAATCCATACGATCACATCAGATAATGGACGTGAATTTGCAGACCATGAATATGTGAGTGAAAAATTAGGAATAGATTTTTATTTTGCAGACCCATACAGTTCATGGCAGAGAGGCTCAAATGAAAATTTAAATGGGCTAATAAGGCAATATTTTCTAAAGAAAACTAACTTTGACCAAGTAACAAAAGATCAAGTAAAAAAAGTAGAAAATCAACTTAATAAAAGACCAAGAAAACGATATGGGTTTAGATCACCAATTGAAGAATTTAATTTATTAACTAAAGTTGCATTTGCGGCTTGA
- a CDS encoding T9SS type A sorting domain-containing protein has protein sequence MKTTVFLIAILSSAHHLWSCSCFGPYERDFFKVVKKSHQVYFGTVENVDFSYSYKGLKAYTMYLKVTDTLAGCESAPGKTIVITGQDGLNCGESMSSQWITRNIVVAVEKRMYYTYGPDTFYLHGCGAHLQLFNTQGPDGTTIEQIKIKIRSLITGTDDISRGSNLIVFPNPADDVLNVFCPDHDLLDARLISYGNQVVSIPIDSKSNFLSIPLKDFLPGVYIIVLWTDHKKIIKRFVKL, from the coding sequence ATGAAAACGACAGTTTTTTTAATAGCGATTTTAAGTTCTGCACACCATCTTTGGTCATGCAGCTGTTTCGGCCCTTATGAAAGAGATTTTTTCAAAGTTGTCAAAAAGAGCCATCAGGTATATTTTGGAACAGTAGAAAATGTAGATTTTAGCTACTCCTATAAGGGCTTGAAAGCATATACGATGTACCTCAAAGTCACCGATACACTAGCCGGATGCGAATCAGCCCCAGGAAAGACAATAGTCATCACTGGTCAGGACGGATTAAATTGCGGAGAATCAATGTCATCTCAGTGGATCACAAGAAATATAGTGGTTGCAGTGGAAAAAAGAATGTATTATACATATGGTCCGGATACTTTTTATCTCCACGGTTGTGGTGCTCACTTACAACTGTTCAATACACAGGGACCTGATGGTACCACCATAGAACAAATAAAAATCAAAATAAGAAGTCTTATAACCGGTACGGATGATATATCAAGAGGAAGTAACCTGATAGTATTTCCCAATCCCGCAGATGATGTATTGAATGTATTTTGTCCCGATCACGACTTGCTAGATGCCAGATTGATTTCATATGGGAATCAAGTGGTCAGCATACCTATTGACAGTAAATCAAATTTTTTATCAATACCATTAAAAGATTTTCTTCCAGGGGTGTACATCATTGTACTATGGACAGATCATAAAAAAATAATCAAAAGATTTGTAAAGTTGTAG
- a CDS encoding M1 family metallopeptidase: MRSFIFKNIWPLAMLLFVSCAAKKEITYTGQDDDLLQQELLDTLVITDTKGIIDSLPKEFRATKTMYYDILHTKLDLRFNWAKRHVLGVADLTIKPYFKPINNIVLDAVGFDIHSVSNATDGKAYIYQYDGVSLNIDLGKEIKSSEKIQVRIHYTAKPDENQASGSDAITSDKGLFFIDPDESDPDLPTQIWTQGETENNSRWFPTFDKPTERFSQEIILTVDKKFSTLSNGKKISSKLNTDGTRTDHWKQDREHTPYLAMIAIGEFDEETDTWNSIPLHYYVDKGFGRHAKKIFNHTPEMLSFFTEKLKYPYPWDKYSQVVVREFVSGAMENTGAVVFGDFVQKTDRELIDNDNDYIVAHEMMHHWFGNLVTCEDWSNLTLNEGFANYAEYLWFEHKYGKERAEYHRMNELNGYYGQVMSGGAHPLVDYYYQDKENMFDAHSYNKGGLVLHMLRNYLGDDVFFASLNYYLKKNENTAVEVDELRMAFEDVSGEDLNWFFDQWFLSTGHPYLDVKYTYNDENKVLLVEVDQSGTPKGFHQNFKLPVDIAIYYPDGSVQFHPVVINEKKQRILIEDLKMKPATYVFDGRNVLLAMINENKTNEQYKAQYKFSPNYMDKMVAFSSASDGNYDLIDQGLNEKHHTLRSLAINAIPDSLLFQYLPILQEKTLSDPHSEVRRDALMRLSGSEDFEPGALCKLILDTEKSYPVISLALELLYSVQPDKVTPYVVKLKSEDADQLAGTLVSIISEDSPENSEYIRRKAKNINIYQLFDFYERLQEYFQGKSMKTLTDASEYLTEIASNKNGNMYRKYIAMVTLNKIAEDISARYETSANEDERKTLVNIIDKINFIAKNETNPVLKEKYEGMEK; the protein is encoded by the coding sequence ATGAGATCGTTTATTTTTAAAAATATTTGGCCGCTGGCTATGTTATTATTTGTATCCTGCGCCGCAAAAAAGGAGATCACATACACCGGGCAGGATGATGATCTGCTTCAGCAGGAGCTGTTAGATACCCTTGTCATCACGGATACAAAAGGGATCATTGACTCGCTTCCCAAAGAGTTCAGAGCTACAAAAACCATGTATTATGACATTTTGCACACAAAGTTGGATCTCAGATTTAATTGGGCAAAAAGACATGTACTCGGTGTCGCTGACCTCACCATAAAACCTTATTTTAAACCAATAAATAATATCGTTTTGGACGCTGTCGGCTTTGATATACACTCCGTCAGCAATGCCACAGATGGAAAAGCATACATCTATCAATATGATGGTGTCTCACTGAATATAGATCTTGGAAAAGAAATTAAAAGCTCTGAAAAAATCCAGGTAAGGATTCACTATACAGCAAAACCTGACGAAAATCAAGCATCAGGTAGTGATGCCATCACATCTGACAAAGGATTGTTTTTCATCGATCCGGATGAATCAGACCCAGACTTGCCGACACAAATCTGGACCCAGGGCGAAACCGAAAATAACAGCAGGTGGTTTCCTACATTTGACAAACCCACCGAAAGATTTTCACAGGAAATCATCCTCACTGTGGATAAAAAATTCAGCACTTTATCCAATGGTAAAAAAATATCTTCAAAACTGAATACTGATGGTACCAGAACCGATCACTGGAAACAGGACAGAGAGCACACACCCTATCTTGCTATGATAGCCATTGGCGAGTTTGATGAGGAGACTGATACATGGAATTCCATACCTCTTCATTATTACGTTGATAAAGGATTTGGCCGGCATGCCAAAAAAATATTTAACCATACTCCCGAAATGTTATCATTTTTTACAGAAAAGCTCAAATATCCATATCCTTGGGACAAATATAGTCAGGTAGTAGTAAGGGAATTTGTTTCGGGAGCAATGGAAAATACCGGAGCTGTAGTGTTTGGTGATTTTGTACAAAAAACAGACCGCGAACTCATAGATAATGACAATGACTACATCGTAGCGCACGAAATGATGCATCATTGGTTTGGCAATCTGGTCACTTGCGAAGATTGGTCCAACCTCACACTCAATGAAGGTTTTGCCAACTATGCTGAATACTTATGGTTTGAGCATAAATATGGTAAGGAGAGAGCAGAGTACCACAGAATGAATGAGCTGAACGGTTACTATGGCCAGGTGATGAGTGGTGGCGCGCACCCTTTGGTAGATTACTACTATCAGGACAAAGAAAATATGTTTGATGCCCATAGTTACAATAAAGGAGGCTTGGTCCTCCATATGCTTAGAAATTATCTTGGGGATGATGTTTTTTTTGCATCTCTCAATTATTATCTCAAAAAAAATGAAAACACAGCTGTAGAAGTAGATGAGTTGAGAATGGCTTTTGAGGATGTAAGTGGCGAAGATCTCAACTGGTTTTTTGACCAATGGTTTCTCTCAACCGGTCATCCGTATCTTGATGTCAAATACACCTATAATGACGAAAACAAAGTCCTGCTTGTAGAAGTGGATCAGTCTGGAACACCCAAAGGCTTTCATCAGAATTTCAAACTACCGGTAGATATTGCTATATACTATCCTGATGGAAGTGTACAGTTTCACCCTGTGGTCATCAACGAAAAAAAACAAAGAATCCTGATAGAAGACCTTAAAATGAAGCCGGCCACTTATGTATTTGACGGAAGAAATGTGCTTCTGGCGATGATCAATGAAAACAAAACAAATGAGCAGTATAAGGCGCAGTATAAGTTTTCGCCCAACTATATGGACAAGATGGTGGCTTTTTCAAGTGCGTCCGATGGCAATTACGATCTGATCGATCAGGGCCTTAACGAAAAACACCATACTTTACGATCGCTTGCTATAAATGCGATTCCGGATAGTCTGCTTTTTCAATATTTACCCATACTTCAGGAAAAAACACTCAGCGATCCTCATTCAGAAGTAAGACGTGATGCTTTGATGAGATTATCAGGCAGTGAGGATTTTGAGCCTGGAGCCTTGTGCAAATTGATCCTTGATACAGAAAAATCTTACCCAGTCATCTCACTGGCTTTGGAGTTGTTGTACTCTGTTCAACCTGATAAAGTGACTCCCTATGTCGTAAAATTAAAAAGTGAAGACGCAGACCAGCTGGCAGGAACCTTAGTCTCAATCATATCAGAAGATAGCCCTGAAAACTCAGAATACATCAGGAGAAAAGCAAAAAATATCAACATCTACCAATTATTTGATTTCTATGAACGCTTGCAAGAGTATTTTCAAGGCAAAAGTATGAAGACACTGACCGACGCATCAGAGTACCTTACGGAAATAGCCTCCAATAAAAACGGCAATATGTACAGAAAGTATATAGCCATGGTGACTCTCAATAAGATAGCTGAAGACATCAGTGCAAGATATGAAACATCAGCCAATGAAGATGAAAGAAAAACATTGGTCAATATCATCGATAAAATTAACTTCATCGCAAAGAATGAAACCAATCCTGTACTAAAAGAAAAGTACGAAGGGATGGAAAAGTAA
- a CDS encoding DUF3810 domain-containing protein: MKSLMEYKGLLALGILILIHLVSAWGLAHWVYQIYGTYIFPLIRTIYDYTLGMIPFASIYILIVVLLLLFFFRKYKKAGSKSKTWVYHILSTFNFLGWVIFLFYFLWGFNYYRPSWIEKHGHTAVNPDSAMIIQEIQTVSARVNELRIKISEDTSALSYHPDWSIMENDIRIEQKRFLTSYGDKAIGRVRIRQLYPKGVLLSLSTAGIYIPLVCEGHIDPGLNPIQWPFTLAHEMAHGYGYTDEGECNFIGFVTCILSEDPHIQYSGWLGYWRYLYREVDYLSEEKADRVYASMSPGVKADLKAIRKDINRYPDILPWFRDVIYDFYLKSHGMSDGLASYDGIVSLVLTWKKETAF, encoded by the coding sequence ATGAAAAGTCTGATGGAATACAAAGGTCTCTTAGCACTGGGAATCCTTATCTTGATTCACCTTGTCTCTGCATGGGGTCTGGCACATTGGGTCTATCAAATCTATGGAACATATATATTTCCACTGATACGTACCATATATGACTATACACTGGGCATGATACCCTTTGCTTCTATTTATATTTTGATTGTGGTGCTTCTTCTATTATTTTTTTTCAGGAAGTATAAAAAAGCAGGTAGTAAATCCAAAACCTGGGTATACCACATCTTAAGCACTTTCAATTTTTTGGGATGGGTAATTTTCCTTTTTTACTTTTTGTGGGGATTCAACTATTACAGACCATCGTGGATAGAAAAACATGGTCACACAGCTGTAAACCCTGATTCTGCAATGATAATACAAGAAATACAGACAGTCTCTGCAAGAGTAAACGAACTTAGAATCAAAATATCAGAGGATACATCAGCACTTTCATACCATCCTGATTGGTCGATCATGGAAAATGACATCCGTATAGAACAAAAACGATTTCTGACTTCCTATGGTGACAAAGCAATAGGAAGAGTAAGGATCAGACAATTGTATCCTAAAGGCGTTTTATTGTCATTATCTACTGCTGGCATATACATTCCATTAGTTTGTGAAGGTCATATAGATCCGGGTTTGAACCCCATTCAATGGCCATTTACTTTGGCTCACGAGATGGCTCATGGGTATGGATATACTGATGAAGGTGAGTGCAATTTTATAGGTTTTGTTACTTGTATCCTATCTGAAGATCCTCATATCCAGTATTCAGGCTGGTTGGGTTACTGGAGATATTTGTACCGTGAAGTGGATTATCTTTCTGAAGAAAAGGCCGACAGAGTGTATGCATCAATGTCTCCCGGAGTAAAAGCAGATCTTAAGGCAATCAGAAAAGACATCAACAGATACCCTGACATTCTGCCATGGTTTAGGGACGTCATTTATGATTTCTATCTTAAATCACATGGCATGTCAGATGGATTGGCGAGTTATGATGGGATTGTTTCACTGGTTTTGACGTGGAAAAAAGAAACAGCTTTTTAA